The proteins below are encoded in one region of Sminthopsis crassicaudata isolate SCR6 chromosome 1, ASM4859323v1, whole genome shotgun sequence:
- the OGN gene encoding mimecan isoform X2 — MNTPQAALVWLLLVPWVKPAPPAVQSSPTETFGEIWDYEEPPRDGDDMKRNEILTILHDLQKDQSTTEQPERAEAGGEMPTCLLCVCLSGSVYCEETDIDAVPPLPKETNYLYARFNKIKKITAKDFADIPNLRRLDFTGNLIEDIEDGAFSKLSLLEELTLAENRLLKLPILPAKLTLFNARHNKLKSKGIKANTFKLKNLSFLYLDHNDLDSVPPHLPESLRILHLQFNNIADITDDTFCKSNDTRYIRSRVDEIRMEGNPILLGKHPNSFICLKRLPTGTYY; from the exons ATGAATACCCCGCAGGCCGCCTTGGTCTGGCTTCTCCTGGTGCCCTGGGTAAAGCCGGCCCCACCCGCTGTACAGAGCTCTCCGACAGAGACTTTTGGAGAAATATGGGATTATGAGGAGCCGCCGCGGGACGGGGATGACATGAAG AGAAATGAGATCCTGACCATCCTACACGACTTACAGAAAGACCAAAGCACGACGGAACAGCCAGAAAGAGCCGAAGCTGGCGGCG AAATGCCGACCTGCCTCCTGTGCGTCTGTCTCAGCGGCTCCGTGTACTGCGAGGAGACGGACATCGACGCCGTGCCCCCCTTGCCCAAGGAGACGAACTACCTCTACGCCCGTTTCAACAAGATCAAGAAGATCACGGCCAAGGACTTTGCAGACATCC CTAACTTACGAAGACTCGATTTCACCGGAAACCTGATAGAAGACATAGAGGACGGGGCCTTTTCCAAGCTCTCCCTGCTTGAGGAACTCACGCTTGCAGAGAACCGGCTGTTAAAGCTTCCCATTCTGCCCGCTAAGCTGACTTTGTTTAATGCCAGACACAACAAGCTCAAAAGCAAAGGCATCAAAGCAAACACGTTCAAG CTGAAGAACCTCTCCTTCCTCTATCTGGACCACAACGACCTGGATTCTGTGCCCCCGCATTTGCCCGAGAGCCTAAGAATCCTTCACCTTCAG TTTAACAACATAGCCGACATCACGGATGATACATTCTGCAAGTCCAACGACACGCGCTACATCCGCAGCCGCGTGGATGAGATCAGAATGGAAGGCAATCCCATCCTCCTGGGGAAGCATCCCAACAGTTTCATCTGCCTAAAAAGACTGCCCACTGGAACCTACTATTAA
- the OGN gene encoding mimecan isoform X1 yields the protein MNTPQAALVWLLLVPWVKPAPPAVQSSPTETFGEIWDYEEPPRDGDDMKRNEILTILHDLQKDQSTTEQPERAEAGGEMPTCLLCVCLSGSVYCEETDIDAVPPLPKETNYLYARFNKIKKITAKDFADIPNLRRLDFTGNLIEDIEDGAFSKLSLLEELTLAENRLLKLPILPAKLTLFNARHNKLKSKGIKANTFKKLKNLSFLYLDHNDLDSVPPHLPESLRILHLQFNNIADITDDTFCKSNDTRYIRSRVDEIRMEGNPILLGKHPNSFICLKRLPTGTYY from the exons ATGAATACCCCGCAGGCCGCCTTGGTCTGGCTTCTCCTGGTGCCCTGGGTAAAGCCGGCCCCACCCGCTGTACAGAGCTCTCCGACAGAGACTTTTGGAGAAATATGGGATTATGAGGAGCCGCCGCGGGACGGGGATGACATGAAG AGAAATGAGATCCTGACCATCCTACACGACTTACAGAAAGACCAAAGCACGACGGAACAGCCAGAAAGAGCCGAAGCTGGCGGCG AAATGCCGACCTGCCTCCTGTGCGTCTGTCTCAGCGGCTCCGTGTACTGCGAGGAGACGGACATCGACGCCGTGCCCCCCTTGCCCAAGGAGACGAACTACCTCTACGCCCGTTTCAACAAGATCAAGAAGATCACGGCCAAGGACTTTGCAGACATCC CTAACTTACGAAGACTCGATTTCACCGGAAACCTGATAGAAGACATAGAGGACGGGGCCTTTTCCAAGCTCTCCCTGCTTGAGGAACTCACGCTTGCAGAGAACCGGCTGTTAAAGCTTCCCATTCTGCCCGCTAAGCTGACTTTGTTTAATGCCAGACACAACAAGCTCAAAAGCAAAGGCATCAAAGCAAACACGTTCAAG AAGCTGAAGAACCTCTCCTTCCTCTATCTGGACCACAACGACCTGGATTCTGTGCCCCCGCATTTGCCCGAGAGCCTAAGAATCCTTCACCTTCAG TTTAACAACATAGCCGACATCACGGATGATACATTCTGCAAGTCCAACGACACGCGCTACATCCGCAGCCGCGTGGATGAGATCAGAATGGAAGGCAATCCCATCCTCCTGGGGAAGCATCCCAACAGTTTCATCTGCCTAAAAAGACTGCCCACTGGAACCTACTATTAA
- the OMD gene encoding osteomodulin, translating into MSLLGRLWIAFCFFKVTVYCQYAMYQMDEDYDEEADDEYSPAFYFHSDRDYDISPHRNPLGCAVECFCPLTFPSAMYCDNRKLKTIPKIPKHIEQLYLQFNEIEAVTAHPFANASNLKEINLGHNKIKSHQIEHGVFEKLSNLLQLHLDHNDIEDFPSPLPNSLEKLLLGYNEISRVEANAMAGLMNLTMLDLCHNRLQDSSLRENFAHTSKLVQLNLGSNRLESMPQDLPSSLMHLSLENNSISLIPDNYFQKFPKLLALRVSSNSLREIPYDVFNISSLIELNVGHNKLKQAFYIPRSLQHLYMQDNDIEYINVTRMCPRIDPMHYHHLTYIRLDQNRLKEPISSYVFFCFPYIHSIYYGEQRKPNGQMILLRTQVFRRFQEEEEEEEEGDGEGNEPEGQERGRTQENLDPYFY; encoded by the exons ATGAGTCTTCTCGGTCGACTCTGGATCGCTTTCTGCTTTTTCAAAGTCACCGTGTATTGTCAATATGCCATGTACCAGATGGATGAAGACTATGACGAAGAGGCCGATGACGAATATTCACCCGCGTTCTATTTTCATTCCGACCGAGATTACGACATTTCCCCTCACCGAAATCCCCTCGGCTGTGCCGTGGAATGCTTCTGTCCCCTGACCTTTCCATCCGCCATGTACTGTGACAACCGCAAGCTCAAAACGATCCCAAAGATCCCGAAGCACATCGAACAGCTCTATCTCCAGTTCAATGAAATAGAAGCCGTGACGGCCCATCCGTTTGCCAATGCTTCCAACCTGAAGGAAATCAACCTTGGCCACAACAAGATCAAGTCTCACCAGATCGAACACGGCGTGTTTGAAAAGCTTTCCAATCTCTTACAGCTGCATCTGGATCATAACGACATAGAAGACTTCCCATCTCCTCTTCCGAATTCTTTAGAAAAACTTCTTCTTGGTTACAATGAGATCTCCAGAGTGGAGGCGAATGCCATGGCAGGATTAATGAATCTAACTATGCTGGACCTCTGCCACAATCGGCTTCAAGACTCTTCCTTAAGAGAAAACTTTGCCCACACGAGCAAACTGGTGCAACTCAATTTAGGTAGCAACAGATTGGAGTCGATGCCTCAGGACTTACCTTCCTCGCTCATGCATCTCTCTCtagaaaataattccatttctCTCATCCCGGACAATTACTTCCAAAAGTTCCCCAAGCTTCTCGCTTTAAGAGTGTCGTCCAACAGCCTGCGGGAAATTCCCTATGACGTTTTTAACATTTCCAGCCTCATAGAGCTCAACGTGGGCCACAACAAACTGAAGCAAGCGTTCTACATCCCGAGAAGCCTGCAACATCTGTACATGCAAGACAACGACATCGAAT ACATAAATGTCACCCGGATGTGCCCCCGAATTGACCCGATGCATTACCATCACTTAACCTACATTCGTCTGGACCAAAACAGGCTAAAAGAACCCATTAGTTCCTACGTGTTCTTCTGCTTCCCTTACATCCACAGCATTTATTACGGTGAACAAAGAAAGCCCAATGGGCAAATGATACTGCTGAGGACCCAAGTGTTCCGCAggtttcaggaagaagaagaagaagaagaagaaggagatggagaagggaatGAGCCTGAAGGGCAGGAGCGGGGAAGAACCCAGGAGAACTTGGATCCTTACTTCTACTAA